The Diospyros lotus cultivar Yz01 chromosome 15, ASM1463336v1, whole genome shotgun sequence genome has a window encoding:
- the LOC127792616 gene encoding organelle RRM domain-containing protein 2, mitochondrial-like yields MAMAMRAAAAAAASASAAPRGLRGLFSTLSSTSLFNLPSPTNQTERPPPPEPSTNLFVSGLSKRTTTEGLREAFSKFGQVIHARVVTDRMSGYSKGFGFVRYVTVEEAAEGIKGMDGKFLDGWVIFAEYARPRPEAPPPPHNFNGPYGQQQ; encoded by the exons ATGGCCATGGCGATgagggcggcggcggcggcggcggcatcGGCTTCGGCTGCACCGCGGGGGCTGAGAGGGCTATTCTCGACTTTAAGTTCGACTTCGCTGTTCAATCTGCCGTCACCAACCAATCAAACAGAGAGGCCTCCTCCGCCTGAACCCTCCACCAATCTCTTTGTCTCTG GGCTTAGCAAACGCACTACTACAGAAGGACTTAGAGAAGCATTTTCAAAGTTTGGTCAAGTGATCCATG CAAGAGTGGTGACTGATCGGATGTCTGGATACTCCAAGGGGTTCGGTTTTGTAAGATATGTCACTGTTGAAGAGGCTGCTGAAGGCATAAAGGGCATGGATGGCAAG TTCTTGGATGGATGGGTTATATTCGCAGAATATGCAAGACCAAGGCCTGAAGCTCCTCCTCCACCTCACAACTTTAATGGACCATATGGTCAACAACAATAG